CAGGGAATGAAGCTGCACTTCGGCGACCGGCTGATGGTGGTCGGCGTCGAGCAGGCGCTGGACCGCGTGGCCCGCGTCGTCGGCGACGAGGTGCGCGAGCTGGACAAGCCGCACATCGTGCCGATTTTCGTCGGCATCGCCCTGGGAGTGATCGTCGGCAGTTGGCCGGTGCTGCTGCCGCACATGCCCGCGCCGGTGAAGCTCGGCCTGGCGGGCGGCCCGCTGCTGGTGGCCATCGCCATGGGGCGGATCGGCAAGATCGGCCCGCTGCTCAACTACATGCCGACGCCGGCGAACAAGTTGCTGGCCGAATTCGGCATCGCCCTGTTCCTGGCCTGCGTCGGCCTGCGCTCGGGCGAACGCTTTTTCGAAATCCTGCTCGGCGGCAACGGCCTGAACTGGATGTGCCTCGCCGCCCTGATCACCGTCATCCCGCTACTGGTCGTCGGCTTCGTGGCGCGCGGCTTCCTGAAGCTCAATTACGTTTCGCTGTGCGGCCTCTTGTCGGGCTCGATGACCGATCCGCCGGCCCTCGCCTACGCCACCCAGCTCATCAAAAGCGACGCTCCCTCGATCGCCTACGCGACCGTCTACCCGCTCACCATGCTGCTGCGGGTCGTCATCGCCCAGGTGGTGATTCTGATCGCGCTGGGGTAAAGTGACCGCCGTTGCTTTCAGTCGAAACGAATAATCGATCGTCGAAAGGATTTACCACATGCCTTCCCCAATCACCGAACAGGATCGGGCGCGCGCGAAACAGTGTATGGAATGCCCCGTCTGCAGCCGGGCGCGGACCATGCAGAAGGGTTTGGCCTATTGGTTCGTCAAAACCATCGAAGGCGGCCTCTGCCCGATGTGCAAGGCTTACGAAAAGGTCTACGGCCGCAAGGCCCACGAACCGCTGTCGACCTCCGGTTCGGCAAGGATGTAGGCCCGGCGGTTTTTGTCCCTTGCCCTCAGTAAATTCTCGCGTCTATAGTAAGCCTTCAAACAGGTGCCGATCCTTTTAAAATTACGCTCATTTCATGGCCAGCGCCGGAAGGGAGTATCGAAATGACTGAACTGACTTTCCGCAACGGGGTGCCGCAATATACCTTGGCCCATTACGAGCAGGATTACGCCGACCGGCACCTGCTGCACGGCTGCGTCGCCAAGTGGGCGCGCGAAATACCGAACAAAGTCGCGATCATGCATTACGATTCCGGCCGCGATTACACCTATCGGCAATTCGATCAGATCACGACGGCCTTCGCGCTCAAGCTGCTCCGCCTCGGATTTCAGCCGGGTGATTTTTTCGCCACCATGCTGCCCTTCCTGGCCGAACATATTTTTCTGGAATATGCCTGTTTCAAAATCGGCGTCATCCACGCGCCGCTCGATTTGCGTCTGAAAGCGCCCGAAGTGATCCGTTCGCTCGGCCTGATCAAGGCCAAGGGTTTCGCCTACCTCGGCAAGACGCCCAACGCCGACTTTTCGCTGATCGGCCAGGCCGTGAAGGACGCCTGCCCCTACGTCGAGCGCTTCGTTCAATTCTCGCCGCCGGCCGAGACGCTGCCGTTCGCCATTTCGGCCTTCAACCTCGCCGCCGAGGCCGAGGCCGAAGCGAAAGCCGCGCTGGCCGATCCGGCGCACTCGGAAATTCTCGCCCAATACCAGAAAATCGCCGGCGCGATCAAAGAAACCGACGGCGCCCAGGTGATCTATACCACCGGCTCGACCGGTCTGCCCAAACCGGCGCTGCTTTCGCACCGCAACATCACCTCGCAGAACATGTGCCTCGGCGGTTCGTTCGATATCAAGGGCGAGGCGCGCATGCTGGTCAACCTGCCGCCCTCGCACGTCGGCGGCCAGGCCGAGCAGTTGATGACCCCGCTCTTTTGGGGCGGCACGGCCGTGGTGCTGCAGATTTTCGACCCGGCCAAGACCCTGGACGCCATCCAGAAGTACAAGGTCGATAGTTTCGGGCAGATCCCGGCGCTGTTCGCGATGGAATGGCGGTTGCCGAATTACCAGGATTTCGACCTGTCCTCCTTGAAATTCGCCCTGTACGGCGGCCAGCAGGTGACCCGACAGTTCCTCGAACAACTGGCGGCGATGGCCCCCAAGTTCGGCACCGGCCTGGGCCTGACCGAAATGGGCGGCTTCTGCACCTACACGCCGCTGGACGGCACGGTCGACGACATCCTGGCCAGCGTCGGTTTCGACATGCCGGTGTCACCGATCTCGATCCGCAAGGGCCTGAATCCCGACGGCACCGCCGGCGAGTCGCTGGCGACCGGCGAAATCGGCGAAATCTGCTTTTCCGGCCCGCAGGTGTTCATCGCCTATGTCAACAACGAGGAAGCCTACCGCAAGACCGTCTCGACCGACGGGGTCTGCTACACCGGCGATTTGGGTTTTTACGACGAGAAAGGCCTGCACTTTTCGGGACGGTCCAAGCTGGTGATCAAGCCGAAGGGCTATCAGGTGCACCCGGCGCAGATCGAAGAGCATTTCTGCGAGTTGCGCGATCAGGTGGCTTCGGCCGCGGCGGTCGGCGCGCCCCACGAGGTGTTCACCGAAGGCGTGGTGCTGTTCATCGAAAAGAAAGCGGGCGCCGCGTTGACCCAGGCCGATCTCGACGCGCACGCGAAGAAGATCGCCGCCTACATGCGGCCGTCGCTGTACATCCTGCTCGAGCCCGGCCAGATGCCGCTCAATCGCGTCGCGAAAACCGACTACGTCAGCCTGAAGGAACAAGCCAAGCAGGCGATCGAAAAGGCGCGCGCCGCGGGCGGCTGGGATCGCGAATAAACCATCGACCGGGCTCGGTCGACCGGATCGGGCCCGGCTGCTTTATTCTTCGTCGCGATTGAGTCTTTGGCAATGAACGCAAAGGCGATGCCCGCCCGTTCCTTCTTTTCGATATTCTTTCTCGATGTTGTTGCCTTCCGTGCAGGCACTGTTGTTGTGATAGACATCGGTTCCCTTTTTCGTCGAATGAAACGCGGCTACTTTCGGCATCTTCAACCTCCCTTATCGATGGCCTGGGAAATTTTTATTTTCGCCGCAGGATAGATCAGGAAACGACTGGAGTAAAGAATAATTATCGTATAATAATGTCACTTTTTAGTAAATTGTGGATGGCTTCCTTTAACAATTTGGTAAAAAAGACGTTAATGGATGAAGCGATCAGTCGCCGTAAACCGTATTCGGCTCGGCGGTCGGGACGAGAGAGGGAACCTCGACCATGGGCGGCGGAGTGGCCGCGGCGGGCGTGGCGCTGTCGGCGGCCGGCGTTTGCTCCGTTGACGGCGCGGCGGCGGGCGGCGGCGCGGGCGCGGCGGCGGCCTGGCCCATTTCGGGCAGGAAGGGCCGCGGGTCGACCGGGATGCCGAAGCGTCGCAATTCGTAGTGCAGGTGCGGCCCCGAGCTTTGCCCGGTATTGCCCGACCGGCCGATGATGTCGCCTTCCTGTACTTCCTGGCCGGCCACGACAACGGCGCGGTCCAGATGCCCCAAAAACGACGTGTAGCCCTGGCCGTGCGCGATCACCGCCACCAGCCCGTATGCCGGGTCCTCGCCGACGAACACCACCCGGCCCGGCGCCGTCGCGACCACCGCAGTCCCCACGGGCACGGCGATGTCGACGCCCGTATGCATCTCGGGCGCGGCGGTCAGCGGATTGACGCGCAGGCCGAATTCGCTGGTCACCCAGCCGCGCAGCGGCCAGCGGGCCGGCGCGCTCATCCACGACCAATGGGCGGCGTGATAATAGCGGTCGGCGACCAGGCCGGTCTGATCGGCGTGCGATTTTTCCAGCAGGGCGTCGTCGACGCCGGCCCCGGCGGACGCGGGCGCGGCGGTCGCCGCCGACGCGGCGGGACCGTGCAGTTGCAGTTCCAGACTACGGATGGTGAAGCGCGCGCCGACGTAATAGAAAACGAGCAGCAAAAACAGCAAGGCCAGGCCGCCGAGCATCGCCAATCCGAACCGCAGGGTGCGTTCGGTGAAACGCAGGCGCCGCACGCGATCCTGGTCGTCGAGCAGCAGCAGCGTAAACTGGCGATTGCGGCGGGGTGTCATCAACCTGGCTCCTTTTCACGCCGCTTTGTCGTACCGGCGGCGCGGCCTGCTGTCAAGGCAGCGGCAGATCGCGTTCCCGCGCCGCCTGCTCCAGGCTGGCCTCGCCGGTGTAATCGTCGAGCGGCAGCAACGCCGCCTTGCCCTTGATCTGCTTGAACACGTAAAGCCGCCGGTCGGGGAAAAAGCGCGCCGCCACCTGGCGGTCGACCGGCGTGCCGCCGGTGCGCAAATACAACACGTCATCGGACAAATCGGGACGCGGCAACGGCCGGCCTAGCACCCAGGAGCGTTCGTTGCCGCCGGCCCAAGGATAGAAATCGGTGAACACGACGGCCTGGCGCAGCCCTGCATCGCGAGCGAGGCGCGGCAATTCGTCGCCGGCCCGCGCGGCGCGGTACAACCCGCCCAGATGCGCGGGCCAGAAGGTCAGCGCCGCGATCAGCAACAGCGTCGCGACCGCCGTCGCCGGATGAAGCGGCCGCCGGAGGCCAGCCGCCAAGCCCGCCGCGACGAACGGCAACAAGACCGCGCCGGCGGTGTGATAGAGCTGCGGGCCGGTGTCGGCCAATCCCGGCCAGAAATAGAAAAACAACGCGGCGAAGGTCAGCGGAACCCCGGCGAACACCGCCCGGACGCGCGCTTCACCGCGCCACCGCCAGAATCCGTAACCGGCCAGCGCCGTGGCCGCGGGCAGCCCCAGCAGGAAAAAATCGAGGCGGGCGAGATTCTGCCCGGTAGCCCGCAGGCCGGCGAGCGGCGTATGCACGATCTCCCACGGCGCGGGGCCGAAGCCGAACGGCGAGACAACCGGAAAATGCCGGTAGCCCCACCAATACGCCTGGTAATTCGTCCAGAAATACGATCCCCACAAATGGTGATTCAACAGCGCGTAAGGGATGACGGTCAGCAGCGAACCCAGCACGGCGCCGCCCAGTAACGGCCACCGCGACGGCCCGCGAACGATGCGCCGGAGCAACAACAGGATCGGCGCCGCGCCCAACAGCGCCGGTTCCTGCTGGCGGCACCAAAACGCCGCGCCGAGCGACAGGGCCGCGCCGAAGGCATCGGCGAACCGGCCCGTTTCGACCGCCCGCAACACGAGCCAGAGGCCGAGCACGACCAGCACCGTCGCGGAATTTTGCGCCAGCAGCGTCGCGCCCGTGGACGCCAGCAGCGGGCTGATCGCGGCCAGGCCGGCGGCCAGCAAGGCGGTCGGTTCGTCGA
The Myxococcales bacterium genome window above contains:
- a CDS encoding acyl--CoA ligase — protein: MTELTFRNGVPQYTLAHYEQDYADRHLLHGCVAKWAREIPNKVAIMHYDSGRDYTYRQFDQITTAFALKLLRLGFQPGDFFATMLPFLAEHIFLEYACFKIGVIHAPLDLRLKAPEVIRSLGLIKAKGFAYLGKTPNADFSLIGQAVKDACPYVERFVQFSPPAETLPFAISAFNLAAEAEAEAKAALADPAHSEILAQYQKIAGAIKETDGAQVIYTTGSTGLPKPALLSHRNITSQNMCLGGSFDIKGEARMLVNLPPSHVGGQAEQLMTPLFWGGTAVVLQIFDPAKTLDAIQKYKVDSFGQIPALFAMEWRLPNYQDFDLSSLKFALYGGQQVTRQFLEQLAAMAPKFGTGLGLTEMGGFCTYTPLDGTVDDILASVGFDMPVSPISIRKGLNPDGTAGESLATGEIGEICFSGPQVFIAYVNNEEAYRKTVSTDGVCYTGDLGFYDEKGLHFSGRSKLVIKPKGYQVHPAQIEEHFCELRDQVASAAAVGAPHEVFTEGVVLFIEKKAGAALTQADLDAHAKKIAAYMRPSLYILLEPGQMPLNRVAKTDYVSLKEQAKQAIEKARAAGGWDRE
- a CDS encoding M23 family metallopeptidase; protein product: MTPRRNRQFTLLLLDDQDRVRRLRFTERTLRFGLAMLGGLALLFLLLVFYYVGARFTIRSLELQLHGPAASAATAAPASAGAGVDDALLEKSHADQTGLVADRYYHAAHWSWMSAPARWPLRGWVTSEFGLRVNPLTAAPEMHTGVDIAVPVGTAVVATAPGRVVFVGEDPAYGLVAVIAHGQGYTSFLGHLDRAVVVAGQEVQEGDIIGRSGNTGQSSGPHLHYELRRFGIPVDPRPFLPEMGQAAAAPAPPPAAAPSTEQTPAADSATPAAATPPPMVEVPSLVPTAEPNTVYGD